A single genomic interval of Eptesicus fuscus isolate TK198812 chromosome 10, DD_ASM_mEF_20220401, whole genome shotgun sequence harbors:
- the LOC103296613 gene encoding cytochrome b-c1 complex subunit 10-like encodes MLSKFLGPRYLQLAKNWIPTAGMWGTVGTVGLVWATHWRLILDWVPYINGKFKKDD; translated from the coding sequence ATGCTGAGCAAGTTCCTGGGCCCGCGCTACCTCCAACTGGCCAAGAACTGGATCCCCACGGCGGGCATGTGGGGCACCGTGGGCACCGTGGGGCTAGTGTGGGCCACTCACTGGCGGCTGATTCTGGACTGGGTGCCCTACATCAATGGCAAGTTTAAGAAGGACGACTAA